In the genome of Desulfuromonas sp. DDH964, one region contains:
- a CDS encoding division/cell wall cluster transcriptional repressor MraZ, with amino-acid sequence MEFSGAYVNTIDAKWRASIPKEFRDLLTAAGEDGLVLTQNRDRGLTAFLPADWAAFSRTIQQHPSAAERTQLNRIYIAPHTPVKFDAQGRIPLSKPLRLWAGLNDDERDVVIVGNFQRIDIFSQRRYDEVVSQAVDALAANPDLVETLELP; translated from the coding sequence ATGGAATTCAGCGGCGCCTATGTCAACACCATTGACGCCAAGTGGCGGGCCAGTATTCCCAAGGAGTTCCGGGATCTGCTCACGGCTGCGGGTGAAGATGGCCTGGTGCTGACCCAGAACCGCGACCGCGGTCTGACCGCCTTTCTACCGGCCGATTGGGCCGCCTTCTCCCGCACCATCCAGCAGCATCCGAGCGCCGCTGAGCGCACCCAGCTCAACCGTATCTATATCGCACCCCATACCCCGGTCAAGTTCGACGCCCAGGGGCGTATCCCCCTGAGCAAGCCGCTGCGCCTCTGGGCGGGATTGAACGATGACGAGCGGGACGTGGTGATCGTCGGCAATTTCCAGCGGATCGATATCTTCAGTCAGCGTCGTTATGACGAGGTCGTCAGCCAGGCGGTCGATGCCCTGGCTGCCAACCCTGATCTGGTCGAGACGCTGGAGCTCCCCTGA
- the rsmH gene encoding 16S rRNA (cytosine(1402)-N(4))-methyltransferase RsmH, which produces MGGDFQHLSVMPGAVLDLLQPRPGGVYLDGTVGGGGHARLLLEASGPDGRLIGLDRDPAALAKAAATLQPYAGRFELEHANFADAGAILSAKGIAGVDGILLDLGVSSHQLDAGERGFSFRQDAPLDMRMDPTRGATAAELLAEASAEELQQIFREFGEERFAGRIARKIVARRQEAPLLRTLELAELVRDVVPGGRVPARIHPATRVFQALRIAVNGELDHVARGVAAAIGLLNLGGRLAVISFHSLEDRIVKRLFVEEAKGCICPPRLPICQCGHTPRVELLTRRGLRADETEVETNPRARSAVLRGVRRIN; this is translated from the coding sequence ATGGGAGGCGACTTTCAGCATCTCTCGGTCATGCCCGGCGCGGTCCTCGACCTGTTGCAACCACGACCTGGGGGGGTCTATCTCGACGGGACGGTCGGTGGTGGCGGTCATGCCCGGCTGCTGCTGGAGGCGAGCGGCCCGGATGGTCGCCTGATCGGCCTCGATCGCGATCCCGCGGCTCTGGCCAAGGCAGCGGCAACCCTGCAACCCTATGCCGGCAGATTTGAGTTGGAGCATGCCAACTTCGCCGATGCCGGCGCCATCCTCTCCGCCAAGGGGATCGCGGGGGTGGACGGCATCCTGCTTGACCTCGGGGTCTCCTCGCACCAGCTCGATGCGGGGGAGCGCGGCTTCTCCTTTCGCCAGGATGCTCCTCTTGATATGCGCATGGACCCGACCCGGGGAGCGACGGCCGCCGAACTGCTGGCGGAAGCGAGCGCCGAGGAGTTACAGCAGATTTTCCGGGAGTTCGGCGAAGAGCGCTTTGCCGGGCGGATCGCCCGCAAGATCGTCGCCCGGCGCCAGGAGGCGCCGCTGTTGCGGACCCTGGAGCTGGCCGAACTGGTACGGGATGTCGTTCCCGGTGGGCGGGTGCCGGCGCGGATCCATCCCGCGACCCGGGTTTTCCAGGCGCTGCGCATTGCCGTCAACGGCGAACTCGACCATGTCGCCCGGGGCGTTGCGGCGGCGATTGGCCTGCTCAACCTTGGTGGGAGGTTGGCGGTGATCAGTTTTCATTCCCTGGAAGACCGGATCGTCAAGCGGCTTTTCGTCGAGGAAGCCAAAGGCTGCATCTGCCCGCCGCGGCTGCCGATCTGCCAATGCGGCCACACCCCGCGGGTGGAGCTTTTGACCCGGCGCGGACTGCGGGCCGATGAGACCGAAGTCGAGACCAACCCCCGGGCCCGCAGTGCGGTGCTGCGCGGGGTTCGCCGTATCAACTGA
- a CDS encoding penicillin-binding protein: MEKWVRVRIRLVGLCFLAAFGFVAARAFHLQVLGQANWERRAERQHQKVIPLIPKRGTIYDRNGESLAVSLEVDSVYLEPTKVTDRPRTARLLADALGLKVAAVRAKLDSEKGFLWLKRQITPRESELVRALNLEGVGFTREHRRFYPNSELGAQVIGFTGLDPEGLEGLELKYDSLILGQGGFLVMERDALGRGIGGGEEMVQGGEQGSDLHLTLDKNLQFIAEKELAAGVKGSHARAGTVVVLNPANGEILAMASQPDFNPNAFYRYRPGQWRNRALCDTYEPGSTIKMFLLAAALNEGVVKPGTFINCENGSWRVGGKTIHDHHPYGRLKLPEILKVSSNIGAAKIGKALEREKYYGYLRDFGFGEVSGLELPGEQSGLLRKPSQWFEIDLAAISFGQGLTVTPLQVAMATAAIANGGYLMKPYVVASVVNSYGEVVESHRPSVRKQVISTAVAKQIRDMLVEVTEEGGTGTLATVPGYRVAGKTGTAQKVDPVTGTYSTDKNVASFVGFVPADDPKLVILVVLDEPEGQTYGGLVAAPVFSRIAAQGLRYLKVPPREPVGPGGLPSLDEILARNEVSTDVPVAVPGRKEGDAPVMPNCLGMSYRQVLQTMENVKLNIRLQGSGRVVDQYPKPGSLINFGSEVWVRLAPPA; the protein is encoded by the coding sequence ATGGAGAAGTGGGTTCGGGTACGCATTCGCCTGGTAGGCCTCTGTTTTCTGGCGGCTTTCGGGTTTGTTGCGGCGCGTGCCTTCCATCTCCAGGTTCTGGGCCAGGCCAACTGGGAACGGCGTGCCGAGCGCCAGCATCAAAAGGTGATCCCGCTGATCCCAAAACGCGGGACGATTTACGATCGCAACGGGGAGTCGCTCGCCGTCAGCCTGGAGGTCGATTCGGTCTACCTCGAACCGACCAAGGTGACTGACCGCCCGCGGACGGCGCGCCTGCTGGCCGATGCCCTCGGTCTGAAGGTCGCTGCAGTCCGCGCCAAGCTCGATTCGGAGAAGGGGTTTCTCTGGCTGAAACGCCAGATCACCCCGCGCGAAAGCGAGCTGGTGCGGGCGCTGAACCTCGAAGGTGTCGGCTTTACCCGGGAGCATCGCCGCTTCTATCCCAACTCGGAACTGGGCGCCCAGGTCATCGGCTTTACCGGGCTCGATCCGGAAGGGCTGGAGGGGCTGGAGCTCAAGTATGACTCGCTGATTCTCGGCCAGGGGGGCTTCCTGGTGATGGAACGGGATGCGCTTGGGCGCGGGATCGGCGGCGGCGAGGAGATGGTGCAGGGGGGCGAGCAGGGGAGCGATCTTCACCTGACCCTCGACAAGAACCTCCAGTTCATCGCCGAGAAGGAGCTGGCGGCCGGCGTCAAGGGGAGTCATGCGCGGGCCGGAACGGTCGTGGTTCTCAACCCGGCCAACGGCGAGATCCTGGCGATGGCGAGCCAGCCCGACTTCAATCCCAATGCCTTTTACCGCTACCGGCCCGGGCAATGGCGCAACCGGGCGCTCTGCGATACCTATGAACCGGGGTCGACGATCAAGATGTTCCTGCTCGCCGCCGCTCTCAACGAAGGGGTGGTGAAGCCAGGGACTTTCATCAATTGCGAAAACGGTTCCTGGCGGGTGGGGGGCAAGACGATCCATGACCATCATCCCTATGGTCGTCTGAAACTGCCGGAGATCCTCAAGGTCAGCTCGAACATCGGCGCGGCCAAGATCGGCAAGGCGCTGGAACGGGAGAAGTATTACGGCTACCTGCGCGACTTCGGTTTTGGGGAAGTATCCGGCCTGGAACTGCCGGGTGAGCAGTCGGGGCTGTTGCGGAAACCGTCCCAGTGGTTCGAGATCGACCTGGCCGCGATCAGCTTCGGCCAGGGGCTGACGGTAACGCCGCTCCAGGTGGCGATGGCGACGGCGGCTATTGCCAACGGCGGTTACCTGATGAAGCCCTACGTGGTGGCGAGTGTCGTCAATTCCTACGGCGAGGTGGTCGAAAGCCACCGCCCCAGTGTGCGCAAACAGGTCATTTCGACGGCGGTTGCAAAGCAGATCCGGGACATGCTGGTGGAAGTGACCGAAGAGGGGGGGACCGGAACCCTGGCGACGGTCCCCGGTTACCGGGTCGCGGGCAAGACCGGCACGGCGCAAAAAGTCGACCCGGTCACCGGGACCTATTCAACCGACAAGAATGTCGCCTCCTTTGTCGGTTTCGTTCCCGCCGACGACCCCAAGCTGGTGATCCTGGTCGTCCTCGACGAGCCGGAAGGCCAGACCTACGGTGGCCTGGTCGCCGCTCCGGTCTTTTCCCGGATTGCTGCCCAGGGGCTGCGCTATCTCAAGGTTCCGCCCCGGGAACCGGTAGGGCCGGGGGGGCTGCCGTCCCTGGATGAAATTCTCGCCCGGAACGAGGTCTCCACCGATGTTCCGGTTGCTGTACCGGGGCGGAAGGAAGGCGATGCGCCGGTCATGCCGAACTGCCTGGGGATGAGTTACCGGCAGGTGCTGCAGACCATGGAGAACGTTAAGCTGAATATTCGCCTGCAGGGGAGCGGCCGGGTCGTTGACCAGTATCCCAAGCCCGGCTCGTTGATCAACTTTGGCAGTGAAGTCTGGGTCCGGCTGGCGCCGCCGGCCTGA
- the ftsL gene encoding cell division protein FtsL: protein MSQTILRPIPKINGFALHRPRLLPVLLFMALLLAVSLFYVWSRLQVTNLEYDISSLEGRLRNLQQESRGLQVEVASLSSPQRIEQVARQRLGLHLPTPQQVITVN, encoded by the coding sequence ATGTCCCAGACCATCCTGAGACCGATCCCCAAGATTAACGGCTTTGCTCTACACCGGCCGCGGCTCTTGCCGGTGCTGCTGTTCATGGCCCTGCTGCTCGCGGTTTCCCTCTTTTACGTCTGGTCGCGACTGCAGGTGACCAACCTCGAGTACGACATCTCCAGCCTCGAAGGACGACTGCGCAACCTGCAGCAGGAATCCCGCGGGCTGCAGGTGGAGGTGGCAAGCCTGAGCAGCCCGCAGCGGATCGAGCAGGTGGCGCGCCAGCGGCTGGGACTGCATCTGCCGACCCCGCAACAGGTGATTACCGTGAACTGA